In Phaseolus vulgaris cultivar G19833 chromosome 10, P. vulgaris v2.0, whole genome shotgun sequence, a single genomic region encodes these proteins:
- the LOC137816698 gene encoding transcription factor LAX PANICLE 1-like, translated as MDYIHPASSAGSSSKINRSKEKKGAKKCKGVRLSTDPQSVAARERRHRISDRFKILQSMVPGGSKMDTVSMLEEAIQYVKYLKTQIWLHQTMINFFDDNDSLSPIYLSDCYFPSDPSEHFISPQQDPQLDHSMHNFPHLPQLQCSFHGEDTTYFDMPL; from the coding sequence ATGGATTACATTCACCCTGCCTCATCTGCAGGATCCTCTTCAAAGATAAACagaagcaaggagaaaaagggtGCTAAGAAATGCAAAGGAGTGAGGCTCTCCACCGATCCTCAAAGCGTGGCAGCAAGAGAACGAAGGCACAGAATCAGTGACCGGTTCAAGATCTTGCAGAGCATGGTCCCTGGTGGAAGCAAGATGGACACAGTCTCCATGCTGGAGGAAGCTATTCAGTATGTGAAGTACCTCAAAACTCAGATTTGGCTCCACCAAACCATGATCAATTTCTTTGATGATAACGACTCACTTTCTCCTATCTACCTTAGTGATTGTTACTTCCCTTCTGACCCTTCTGAACACTTCATTTCCCCTCAGCAAGATCCACAGCTTGATCATAGCATGCACAATTTTCCTCATCTGCCACAACTACAATGCAGCTTCCATGGTGAAGACACAACCTACTTTGACATGCCTCTTTAA